The following are from one region of the Paenalkalicoccus suaedae genome:
- a CDS encoding N-acetyltransferase — protein MDKHEVVRLNINFKTLEEFENFREYGVQELSMKEDLEHNIVENDGESPFYGVYFGNKLVGRMSLYRVEGKYDKYFDPPQDYYELWKLEVLPGFQGKGIGHALVEFAKSLGLPVKTNARQRSDDFWAKQGFEAVTYDTVRDRGENPFVWFPQGVTEQK, from the coding sequence ATGGACAAACATGAAGTGGTACGTCTTAATATTAACTTTAAAACATTAGAAGAATTCGAAAATTTTCGTGAATATGGTGTACAAGAACTTTCGATGAAGGAAGATCTTGAACATAATATCGTGGAGAACGATGGAGAATCTCCCTTTTATGGTGTTTATTTCGGTAACAAATTAGTCGGTCGAATGAGCCTTTACCGTGTAGAAGGGAAGTACGATAAGTACTTCGATCCCCCACAGGACTATTATGAGCTTTGGAAGCTAGAGGTTCTACCTGGTTTCCAAGGAAAAGGGATCGGTCACGCGCTCGTTGAGTTTGCGAAAAGCTTAGGATTGCCAGTAAAAACAAATGCTCGCCAACGTTCAGACGATTTTTGGGCGAAGCAAGGCTTTGAGGCGGTTACGTATGACACGGTGCGCGATCGCGGCGAGAATCCATTTGTGTGGTTCCCTCAAGGCGTAACAGAGCAAAAATAA
- the rsmD gene encoding 16S rRNA (guanine(966)-N(2))-methyltransferase RsmD, with product MRVISGDRRGMQLKAVPGQSTRPTTDKVKESIFNMIGPYFDGGMMLDLYGGSGSIGIEAISRGMSHAILVDKDKKAIDTINANVKQARYEDEIDVYRNDSERALKAIVKKEHQFALIFLDPPYKNHRLDKELLFIAENKLLEKNGIIVVEHAFDEPLQEQYEELMCIREERYGDTMISLFEWKEQSE from the coding sequence ATGAGAGTAATTAGTGGAGATAGAAGAGGGATGCAACTGAAGGCCGTTCCAGGTCAATCGACAAGACCTACAACGGATAAAGTAAAAGAATCTATTTTTAATATGATTGGTCCTTACTTTGATGGCGGAATGATGCTGGATTTATACGGTGGGAGCGGATCTATCGGTATCGAAGCGATTTCTCGTGGCATGAGTCATGCTATTTTAGTCGATAAAGATAAAAAAGCAATTGATACAATAAACGCAAATGTAAAACAAGCTCGCTATGAAGACGAGATTGATGTATATCGCAATGATTCGGAGAGAGCGCTTAAAGCGATTGTAAAAAAAGAACATCAATTTGCGCTTATTTTTTTAGATCCTCCTTATAAAAATCATCGTTTAGATAAGGAACTACTTTTTATAGCAGAAAATAAGTTACTAGAAAAAAATGGTATCATCGTCGTCGAACACGCTTTTGATGAACCGTTACAAGAACAGTACGAGGAATTAATGTGTATTCGTGAAGAACGTTATGGAGATACAATGATCAGCTTATTTGAGTGGAAGGAGCAGTCTGAATGA
- the rpmF gene encoding 50S ribosomal protein L32: MAVPFRKTSKTKKRMRRTHIKLRVPGMVECPECGEMKLSHRVCKSCGTYKGRDVAK, translated from the coding sequence ATGGCAGTACCTTTTAGAAAAACGAGTAAGACTAAGAAAAGAATGCGTCGTACGCACATTAAGTTGCGTGTACCTGGAATGGTAGAATGTCCTGAATGTGGTGAGATGAAGCTTTCTCACCGTGTCTGCAAATCTTGCGGAACGTACAAGGGACGCGACGTTGCTAAATAA
- a CDS encoding enoyl-CoA hydratase/isomerase family protein, with product MKTITYSIKDQLATVTLNRPDVRNAVNFDMIKDFQHVLTLIKQDKPTHVLLTGANNAFCSGGDLRDFHSLKSEEEAKTMLEPMGKVLREWVQLPALTVAYINGPCVGGGAELAIACDVRYGSEEARVGFVQASLAITTGWGGASLLKERVGYATAINLLSQATIHDASSLEKLGFLTILSKQTVLDQLNSYRGKRESIASYKEQLRTPYLLENMEQEVVACAKLWELDAHHQAVEAFLNK from the coding sequence ATGAAAACGATCACTTACTCCATAAAAGATCAACTAGCTACCGTGACTCTCAATCGACCCGACGTGCGTAATGCCGTTAACTTTGACATGATAAAGGATTTCCAACACGTGCTCACTCTCATCAAACAAGACAAGCCTACGCATGTGCTACTAACGGGGGCGAATAATGCTTTTTGCAGTGGTGGAGACTTACGTGATTTTCATTCCTTAAAATCAGAAGAAGAGGCTAAGACAATGCTCGAGCCGATGGGGAAGGTGTTAAGAGAGTGGGTGCAATTGCCAGCTCTTACGGTCGCGTATATAAATGGTCCTTGTGTTGGAGGAGGGGCGGAGCTTGCGATCGCCTGTGACGTCCGCTATGGATCAGAGGAGGCGCGAGTTGGCTTCGTTCAAGCGAGCTTAGCCATCACAACAGGATGGGGAGGGGCTTCGCTTTTAAAAGAGCGAGTCGGCTATGCCACGGCCATAAATTTACTCTCACAAGCGACGATACATGATGCATCATCCTTAGAGAAGCTTGGCTTTTTAACAATTTTATCGAAACAAACGGTACTCGACCAACTAAACTCGTATCGAGGTAAACGGGAGTCGATTGCAAGCTATAAAGAGCAACTGCGCACGCCATACTTGTTAGAAAATATGGAGCAGGAGGTCGTAGCCTGTGCCAAGCTTTGGGAACTGGATGCGCACCATCAGGCAGTAGAGGCATTTTTAAACAAATAA
- a CDS encoding CBS domain-containing protein — protein sequence MQKVRDIMTKNVETCDPTDTIYEVAVKMREQGVGSIPICEGEKLIGMVTDRDLVIRDIALKKANSSPISEIMTDQIYTVKEEDSLERAAETMASHQVRRVPVVEGETLVGIVALKDISLTNTMAHEATETLHDISESHGPVN from the coding sequence ATGCAAAAAGTCCGTGATATTATGACAAAGAACGTAGAAACGTGTGACCCAACTGACACAATTTATGAAGTTGCAGTTAAAATGAGAGAGCAGGGAGTCGGATCTATTCCAATATGTGAGGGAGAGAAGCTCATTGGAATGGTTACCGACCGAGACTTGGTCATTCGTGATATCGCGTTAAAAAAAGCCAATTCTTCGCCTATTAGTGAAATTATGACCGATCAAATTTATACGGTTAAAGAAGAAGATTCTCTTGAGCGTGCTGCTGAGACAATGGCGAGTCACCAAGTCAGACGTGTCCCCGTAGTGGAGGGAGAAACGCTTGTCGGTATTGTCGCCCTAAAAGACATCTCTTTAACCAATACAATGGCTCATGAAGCGACTGAAACGCTTCACGATATTTCTGAATCACATGGACCAGTTAATTAA
- the ylbJ gene encoding sporulation integral membrane protein YlbJ, with the protein MTALKLISCFTALTMIMMILSPDTALTAATRGMTTWWNIVFPSLLPFFVLTDLLIKGGVVSYVSKLFAPFMRPLFRLPGEAGFVLVMGTVAGFPMGAKLTEQLYSKRAITKQTAEHLVCFTNASNPIFITGAIAVGFLHEPRTGIFLAACHYIGNVFVGLLLRMYYKNNARSMPSLTPVRSEAPIGKLLSDSIKQATETLLLIGGLMIVFSVIQASLPIADVLLIALPFLDEALTHGLVAGIFELTIGAELIGSSSASIQIKLILISFLLGFNGLSVHAQVASILAHTPVRYRMFLLSRLLHGTISAGLMTIALPFLSLSDTPVFNQPELSISTYGLPWVTALTLLIYGILLIRKFSTQRISYVRRH; encoded by the coding sequence ATGACTGCACTAAAGCTTATTAGCTGCTTCACAGCTTTGACCATGATCATGATGATCCTCTCTCCGGATACCGCACTTACCGCCGCTACTCGCGGTATGACAACGTGGTGGAATATCGTATTCCCCTCACTTTTACCTTTTTTTGTGCTCACTGATTTGCTTATAAAAGGAGGAGTTGTCTCCTATGTAAGTAAGCTTTTTGCCCCTTTTATGAGACCTTTGTTTCGCCTTCCTGGAGAAGCCGGTTTTGTTCTTGTAATGGGGACAGTAGCCGGATTTCCGATGGGAGCTAAATTAACCGAACAACTTTATTCAAAGCGAGCCATTACGAAGCAAACTGCCGAGCATCTTGTTTGCTTTACAAATGCATCGAATCCCATCTTTATAACGGGCGCCATTGCGGTAGGGTTTTTACATGAGCCGCGCACTGGAATTTTTTTAGCTGCGTGTCACTACATCGGAAATGTATTCGTCGGGCTATTACTCCGAATGTATTATAAAAACAACGCTCGCTCGATGCCTTCTCTAACTCCGGTTCGATCAGAAGCACCAATTGGTAAGCTATTATCGGATTCCATTAAGCAAGCGACGGAAACTCTTTTACTCATTGGTGGACTAATGATCGTCTTTTCTGTCATACAAGCGTCTTTGCCCATCGCAGATGTACTCTTGATCGCTCTACCATTCTTAGATGAGGCATTAACGCATGGCCTCGTAGCAGGTATATTTGAGCTGACAATTGGTGCGGAGTTAATTGGGTCATCCTCTGCTTCCATCCAGATAAAACTCATACTCATCTCCTTTTTACTCGGCTTTAACGGGCTGAGTGTGCACGCACAAGTAGCGAGCATTTTGGCACACACACCCGTCAGGTATCGTATGTTTTTACTAAGCAGACTTCTCCACGGGACCATCTCTGCTGGGCTCATGACTATCGCTTTACCATTTTTATCATTATCGGATACTCCAGTTTTTAATCAACCTGAATTAAGCATCTCTACGTACGGCCTTCCTTGGGTCACGGCATTAACCTTACTTATTTACGGCATATTACTTATCCGCAAATTTAGCACGCAGCGCATCAGCTACGTGAGGAGGCACTAA
- a CDS encoding YlbG family protein, whose amino-acid sequence MTDRVGLAVYIHSLKQVRQLKRFGHIHYVSKKMKYVILYCDVDRSEETMKKLKSFHFVKEVAMSMRPWIKTEYESKVPNKEKKDDYKMGI is encoded by the coding sequence ATGACAGATCGCGTCGGTTTAGCCGTGTATATCCATTCTCTCAAGCAAGTGCGTCAGCTTAAGCGTTTTGGTCACATTCACTACGTTTCTAAAAAAATGAAATATGTCATTCTTTATTGTGACGTTGATCGTTCGGAAGAGACGATGAAAAAGCTCAAAAGCTTTCATTTTGTGAAAGAAGTGGCGATGTCTATGAGACCTTGGATTAAAACAGAGTATGAAAGTAAAGTACCAAACAAAGAGAAAAAAGATGACTATAAAATGGGCATTTAA
- a CDS encoding YlbE-like family protein, whose translation MSPELLTTVRNNKDLYRFVQTHPSWYRYLSRHPRYLEKAQKEAIIFAGKSIPQRIDKLSNQVQAVQFLLEVINMNRG comes from the coding sequence ATGTCTCCAGAGCTACTTACCACTGTGCGAAACAATAAAGATCTGTATCGCTTCGTTCAGACTCACCCGAGCTGGTATCGTTATTTAAGCAGGCATCCTAGGTATTTAGAGAAGGCTCAAAAAGAGGCGATCATATTTGCGGGTAAATCAATTCCTCAGAGAATCGATAAGCTATCAAACCAAGTTCAGGCTGTTCAATTTTTACTTGAGGTTATAAATATGAATAGGGGCTAA
- the coaD gene encoding pantetheine-phosphate adenylyltransferase, which translates to MKTALVPGSFDPITAGHVDIIKRAATLFDHVVVAVLTNSKKQPLFSTVERKELIRTSLEGVENVSVEAFDGLLMDIAKQKDAVAIVKGLRSVTDFEYEAAMSSMNQAIDPSIQTVFLQTDPALSFVSSSIVKEVAKYEALPENLVPPHVADALRAKFADK; encoded by the coding sequence ATGAAAACAGCTTTAGTACCAGGTAGCTTTGATCCAATTACGGCCGGGCATGTAGATATTATTAAGCGAGCAGCGACGTTATTTGATCATGTCGTTGTAGCCGTGTTAACGAATAGTAAAAAGCAGCCCCTATTTTCGACAGTAGAACGGAAGGAATTAATCCGTACAAGTTTAGAAGGGGTCGAGAATGTTAGCGTTGAAGCCTTCGATGGGTTACTCATGGACATTGCTAAGCAAAAGGATGCTGTTGCCATAGTAAAAGGCCTTCGCTCGGTGACGGATTTTGAATATGAAGCGGCTATGTCTTCGATGAATCAAGCGATCGATCCATCCATTCAAACTGTGTTTTTACAAACAGACCCAGCACTATCCTTTGTTAGTTCATCTATTGTAAAAGAAGTAGCTAAATATGAGGCACTCCCAGAGAATTTAGTGCCTCCTCACGTAGCTGATGCGCTGCGTGCTAAATTTGCGGATAAGTAA
- a CDS encoding CAP domain-containing protein codes for MKFFVFAAAFVAILAVAFFYQEEEQVAPESQVEYEAETEPIMQEDGWSKNLSSLMTMTETELIEVFDEPTRIDGTPYGYEWYVYENEVPSFQVGISNGEVVTAYSNEEQITIEDYIVGDASTFTSPNEITLASGLNRYTFQLTDEELQTKPLIEVGEGLFAQVYLDRHDQTISSIRLMEEDVLLAHRPYTVSYRGELPEQPTSEDFVANDWRDGQEEQILHLTNVIRDRRSLQNVEWHEEASEVAYSHSREMDELGYFAHDSPVSGSLSDRFQAQDILYMLIGENIASNYVDGIDAVEGWLNSPGHREQLFNEEWTHLGVGVHDRFYTQNFIVPY; via the coding sequence GTGAAGTTTTTTGTGTTTGCTGCAGCATTTGTAGCTATTTTAGCCGTCGCATTTTTCTATCAGGAAGAAGAGCAAGTAGCTCCAGAGTCGCAGGTTGAGTATGAGGCTGAGACTGAACCTATCATGCAAGAAGATGGGTGGTCAAAAAATCTATCCTCATTGATGACTATGACAGAAACGGAGCTAATAGAAGTATTCGATGAACCTACAAGGATCGATGGTACACCATATGGCTATGAGTGGTATGTGTACGAAAATGAAGTACCTAGCTTTCAAGTAGGGATTAGTAATGGTGAAGTCGTAACAGCTTATTCAAATGAAGAACAGATAACGATCGAAGACTATATAGTAGGGGATGCTTCCACTTTTACATCACCAAACGAAATAACCCTCGCGAGTGGGCTAAATCGTTATACATTCCAATTAACAGATGAAGAGCTACAAACGAAGCCGCTAATAGAGGTTGGAGAAGGTTTATTTGCGCAAGTATATCTTGATCGGCACGATCAAACCATTTCCTCTATTCGATTAATGGAGGAGGACGTATTGCTAGCGCACCGTCCATACACGGTTTCATACCGAGGAGAACTACCTGAGCAGCCTACTAGCGAAGATTTTGTAGCAAATGATTGGCGAGATGGGCAGGAGGAGCAAATCCTTCACCTCACAAATGTGATTCGTGATAGACGAAGTCTTCAAAATGTCGAATGGCATGAGGAAGCAAGTGAGGTAGCGTATTCCCATAGTAGAGAAATGGATGAGCTTGGTTACTTCGCGCATGATTCTCCAGTCAGCGGGAGTTTGTCTGATAGATTTCAAGCACAAGACATTCTTTACATGCTTATTGGCGAAAATATAGCAAGTAATTACGTAGACGGGATAGATGCCGTTGAAGGCTGGCTAAATAGCCCTGGTCATAGGGAACAACTATTTAACGAAGAGTGGACACACTTAGGCGTTGGTGTGCACGATCGTTTTTACACGCAAAATTTTATCGTTCCTTATTAA
- a CDS encoding YceD family protein, whose translation MKWSVQQLQALKHKGLHVDESVDVSTLKEIDREIREVTPVHVVGDASFAKDIITFTLQISGSMTLPCARTLNDVEYPFSIQAMETFQLSEWATFDEDEEVHELVDNTVDLMPYVREQILLDKPLRVYSDKTEGPAPEEGPGWTLTTEEAQKEKVDPRLQKLQEFFKNNE comes from the coding sequence ATGAAATGGTCGGTACAACAGTTGCAAGCCCTTAAACATAAGGGTCTGCATGTAGACGAATCGGTCGATGTATCAACGTTGAAAGAAATAGACCGTGAAATTCGTGAGGTGACTCCCGTACATGTTGTAGGAGATGCTTCATTTGCGAAGGATATCATAACGTTTACGTTACAGATTTCTGGGTCGATGACATTGCCTTGCGCGCGTACTCTAAATGATGTGGAGTATCCTTTTTCCATCCAGGCAATGGAAACCTTCCAATTGTCAGAATGGGCCACCTTCGATGAGGATGAAGAAGTTCACGAATTGGTTGATAACACGGTTGATCTAATGCCTTATGTGCGAGAGCAGATTTTACTTGATAAACCTTTGCGTGTCTATAGCGATAAAACAGAAGGACCTGCCCCAGAGGAAGGCCCCGGTTGGACGCTTACGACAGAGGAAGCGCAAAAAGAAAAAGTAGATCCGCGATTGCAAAAGTTGCAAGAGTTCTTTAAGAATAACGAATGA
- a CDS encoding SepM family pheromone-processing serine protease, with translation MNGKSSYIKWGIVLLVVIAVNFIRLPYYFTVPGEALELSEVIEVEGAEFEENGSLMLTTIRMGQANTVNYLWSLISDRRDIVPEDQVRPPGETDDMYNHRQMMLMSSSQEQAVIVAYQAAGAEAYFEEYGALITSVIPGMGAEGILEAGDRVIGIDGEVISDVDELFAALEGRSIGDVVEVTFERNEDEVTENIEVLAFPEDMGAEEGRGGVGIANPITDRELVRNPDVDIDTNRIGGPSAGLMFSLEIYNQLTEEDITQGLNIAGTGTINEDGDVGPIGGVKQKVYASHEANADAFLVPAEPPANGGNSNYEDAVEVADSIGTDMDIVPIYHFDDAIDYLESIS, from the coding sequence ATGAACGGTAAAAGCAGCTATATTAAATGGGGGATTGTCCTGCTAGTAGTGATAGCAGTGAATTTTATACGTCTTCCATATTATTTTACAGTACCTGGAGAAGCACTAGAGCTCTCTGAGGTTATTGAAGTAGAAGGGGCAGAATTCGAAGAGAATGGCTCCCTCATGCTGACGACAATTCGCATGGGCCAGGCAAATACGGTAAATTACTTATGGTCACTCATTAGTGATCGTCGGGATATTGTTCCTGAGGATCAAGTGAGACCTCCAGGTGAAACGGATGATATGTATAACCACCGTCAAATGATGCTCATGTCAAGCTCACAGGAGCAAGCAGTTATAGTCGCTTACCAAGCTGCGGGTGCAGAAGCGTATTTTGAAGAATACGGGGCACTCATTACGTCCGTCATCCCTGGTATGGGAGCGGAAGGGATTTTAGAAGCTGGCGACCGAGTTATCGGAATTGATGGTGAGGTTATAAGCGATGTAGATGAGCTGTTTGCAGCGCTTGAAGGTAGATCAATTGGTGATGTCGTTGAAGTAACGTTTGAACGCAACGAGGATGAAGTGACTGAAAACATTGAAGTATTAGCGTTCCCTGAGGATATGGGAGCGGAAGAGGGACGTGGCGGTGTAGGTATCGCGAATCCGATTACTGATCGCGAGCTCGTACGTAATCCAGACGTAGATATTGATACGAACCGGATCGGTGGTCCATCTGCTGGCCTCATGTTTTCATTAGAAATTTATAATCAGCTTACTGAGGAAGACATCACACAAGGCTTAAACATCGCTGGTACTGGCACAATTAATGAAGATGGCGACGTTGGTCCAATTGGTGGCGTGAAGCAAAAAGTATATGCATCACATGAAGCGAACGCAGACGCCTTCCTCGTGCCAGCTGAACCGCCTGCAAACGGTGGGAACTCTAACTATGAGGATGCTGTTGAGGTAGCGGATTCCATAGGAACAGATATGGATATCGTTCCAATTTACCACTTCGATGACGCCATTGATTATTTAGAGTCCATTTCTTAA
- a CDS encoding nucleotidyltransferase, producing the protein MKSVGVIVEYNPFHNGHLYHLKQSKRIAQAEVVVAVMSGNFLQRGEPAFVHKWSRTNMALKAGADVVIELPYMYAVQKAEFFAQGAVDLLSALQVDALCFGSESGDIHSFTHTYEWMKKHELTIQHTLKKEISLGVSYPEAMARAYKSLPDETNVLPLDKPNNILGYHYVKAALDKKHPIELHTIARSVADYHDEELPAQESIASATSIRKSIISGELASIQHYMPQSSYEELQHYLQSEGTFHTWENYYSLLRYRILTSSVEELRDIYECVEGLEYRLKKAASSALTFESFIEQLKTKRYTRTRLQRMLSHILLNVKKRDMDELLAPDSPPYLRILGMSQTGRTFLHQRKKKLTVPLLTKATGGASDNHPALVLDELAATVHQSVLSSPTPEYKRRIIIRD; encoded by the coding sequence ATGAAATCCGTAGGAGTTATTGTTGAATATAACCCGTTCCACAACGGTCATCTCTATCATCTTAAGCAGTCAAAACGAATTGCACAAGCGGAAGTTGTTGTGGCTGTGATGAGCGGAAATTTTTTGCAACGCGGGGAACCCGCTTTTGTACATAAATGGAGTCGCACCAACATGGCATTAAAAGCCGGAGCGGATGTCGTTATTGAGCTCCCATACATGTATGCTGTCCAAAAAGCTGAATTTTTTGCGCAAGGCGCAGTGGATTTGTTAAGTGCCCTCCAAGTGGATGCACTCTGCTTTGGTAGCGAATCCGGAGATATCCACTCTTTTACTCATACTTACGAGTGGATGAAGAAGCACGAATTAACGATCCAGCACACGCTTAAAAAGGAGATCTCACTTGGCGTAAGCTATCCTGAGGCTATGGCACGTGCTTACAAATCTTTGCCTGATGAAACGAATGTCTTGCCGCTCGACAAGCCGAACAATATCTTAGGCTATCATTATGTAAAAGCTGCATTAGATAAAAAGCACCCCATCGAGCTACATACAATCGCGCGATCCGTTGCCGATTATCATGATGAGGAATTGCCAGCACAGGAAAGCATCGCTAGTGCAACATCGATACGTAAGTCCATCATAAGTGGTGAATTAGCCTCCATTCAGCACTATATGCCACAATCGAGTTACGAAGAGCTTCAACACTACTTGCAGTCAGAAGGAACATTTCATACTTGGGAGAATTACTATTCTCTTTTAAGATATCGCATTTTAACTAGCTCTGTTGAGGAGCTCCGAGACATCTATGAATGCGTCGAAGGGCTTGAATACCGATTAAAGAAGGCCGCTTCAAGTGCTCTCACGTTTGAATCATTTATCGAGCAACTAAAAACCAAACGTTATACGCGAACAAGACTTCAACGCATGCTCTCTCATATTCTACTCAATGTCAAAAAACGAGACATGGATGAATTATTGGCGCCTGACTCTCCACCCTATTTACGTATTTTAGGAATGTCACAAACAGGTCGCACCTTTTTACATCAACGTAAAAAGAAGCTTACGGTACCTTTGTTAACAAAGGCAACCGGCGGTGCGTCAGATAATCATCCCGCTTTAGTTTTAGATGAATTAGCGGCAACCGTTCATCAATCCGTTCTGTCTAGTCCAACCCCAGAATACAAACGACGCATTATTATACGAGATTAG
- a CDS encoding 2-dehydropantoate 2-reductase, which yields MTIAVIGSGAIGLLLASYLAEDHLVQLYTRRRESANALRDGVIRYDAAQTAKAIKQVDGYVLSKVDRIEASLCIVTTKAYSIPSVIDELSSKLPKDTPVLFVQNGMAHVEIAEESFANSILATTTHGARKISENEVIHTGIGELTVEYPLQLTVPDDLHISVDPEIKKALEKKLLVNAVVNPLTTLYEVKNGDLRLFHHEEVKEIADELSAFLSIQDGTSFVDLVLNKTAANHSSMLVDYAASRKTEFDAILGYLKKRADREGVQLPAFMHMFDRVKRKLGE from the coding sequence ATGACAATAGCAGTGATTGGATCTGGTGCAATAGGGCTTTTACTAGCCTCCTACTTGGCAGAGGACCACCTTGTACAATTATATACACGAAGAAGAGAGTCAGCTAACGCACTTCGTGACGGTGTGATTCGATACGATGCAGCGCAAACTGCAAAAGCGATAAAGCAAGTAGATGGATACGTGTTATCTAAAGTCGATAGAATTGAGGCATCGCTCTGTATTGTCACAACGAAGGCGTATTCCATTCCATCCGTCATCGATGAACTATCATCTAAACTTCCAAAAGACACTCCTGTACTATTTGTTCAAAATGGGATGGCGCATGTAGAGATAGCAGAAGAAAGCTTTGCGAATTCAATCCTTGCGACAACAACACACGGTGCAAGAAAAATTTCTGAGAATGAAGTCATTCATACAGGAATTGGGGAGCTGACTGTAGAATATCCTTTACAGCTAACAGTACCAGATGACTTACATATAAGTGTAGACCCTGAGATTAAAAAAGCGCTTGAAAAAAAGTTGCTCGTTAATGCCGTGGTGAATCCATTAACAACCCTTTATGAGGTGAAAAATGGAGATCTACGCTTGTTTCATCATGAAGAGGTAAAAGAGATTGCGGATGAATTGTCGGCATTTTTGAGTATACAAGACGGGACGAGTTTTGTTGATTTAGTGTTAAACAAAACAGCAGCGAATCATTCTTCGATGTTAGTTGATTATGCAGCTAGTAGAAAAACGGAGTTTGACGCAATCTTAGGCTACTTAAAAAAACGAGCCGATAGAGAAGGCGTCCAACTACCTGCATTTATGCACATGTTTGACAGAGTGAAACGTAAATTGGGGGAGTAA
- the ylbD gene encoding spore coat protein YlbD: MTQDKSVLIEEFKQYVLDHPEFIETNKEKSLQDLFEEWHLFKDEEKPSSASELPFLDVLKKFNVQDLQQHLMQLGSVLGSVQEVMAPFKQQQQPPTQPEPPRQRSIFSLGDD, encoded by the coding sequence ATGACTCAAGATAAATCGGTATTAATTGAAGAGTTTAAGCAGTACGTGTTGGATCATCCGGAGTTTATTGAGACAAACAAAGAAAAATCCCTTCAAGACTTATTTGAAGAGTGGCACTTATTTAAAGACGAGGAAAAGCCAAGTTCTGCTTCAGAGCTCCCCTTCCTAGATGTGTTGAAGAAGTTTAACGTACAAGATCTTCAGCAACATTTAATGCAGTTAGGCTCCGTATTGGGCTCGGTTCAAGAAGTTATGGCACCTTTTAAACAGCAGCAACAACCGCCGACACAACCCGAACCCCCTAGACAGCGTTCTATCTTTTCTTTAGGAGATGATTAA
- a CDS encoding DUF3397 domain-containing protein: MGDIAISLIGLIITVPLISMLLVYVVLRKVTKRKHKSLKLAVDSHVPIFAVSIYFLVRQLFHFSAVGVLLIALLTSALVFMIIHWRLTEEIDMRRILRGAWRFQFLLYLSAYIGLIVTGLILTY, from the coding sequence GTGGGGGATATTGCAATTTCACTTATTGGATTAATTATCACAGTGCCACTAATAAGTATGCTACTTGTATACGTGGTTTTACGCAAAGTGACAAAGCGTAAACATAAATCGTTAAAGCTTGCGGTAGACAGCCATGTCCCTATTTTTGCTGTGTCTATTTATTTTTTAGTTAGGCAGCTATTTCATTTTTCGGCGGTGGGCGTATTATTAATTGCGCTTCTTACGTCTGCTCTCGTATTTATGATTATTCACTGGCGACTGACGGAAGAGATCGACATGCGCAGAATTCTTAGAGGTGCTTGGCGATTCCAATTCCTCCTCTACTTATCTGCCTATATTGGTCTCATTGTCACAGGGCTTATTTTAACGTACTAA
- a CDS encoding YlbF family regulator: MMTLTDVSILFEAEDFGDIIVESEVFHHYIETKEALLHDELAQKKLAHFSKLKEKYEEVQRFGKYHPDFRTVTTEVREYKRTVDTEPSIAAFKKAEKELETLLREVSEVIAHNVSPQIMVPTGNPFFDAKGCSGGCGSGGSCSCSA, encoded by the coding sequence ATGATGACATTAACGGATGTATCCATCCTTTTTGAAGCAGAGGATTTTGGTGACATAATTGTAGAATCGGAAGTTTTCCACCATTATATAGAAACAAAAGAAGCGTTACTACACGATGAGCTTGCTCAAAAAAAGCTCGCCCACTTTAGTAAACTAAAAGAAAAGTATGAAGAAGTGCAGCGGTTTGGTAAATATCACCCAGACTTCCGTACGGTTACAACGGAAGTGCGTGAATACAAGCGAACGGTAGATACCGAGCCTTCTATTGCAGCCTTTAAAAAGGCGGAAAAAGAGCTCGAAACATTATTAAGAGAAGTAAGTGAAGTAATTGCTCATAACGTATCCCCTCAAATTATGGTGCCTACTGGCAACCCATTCTTTGATGCGAAGGGATGCTCAGGTGGCTGTGGCTCCGGCGGAAGCTGTAGCTGTAGCGCTTAA